The Gossypium arboreum isolate Shixiya-1 chromosome 6, ASM2569848v2, whole genome shotgun sequence DNA window AGGGAATGTCATCTTTTATTTCAACTCCAGCATATGATCACTTCACTTGGGCCACTGAGTTTGCCTGCTTCAACTGGttgtcataaataaataaaaaaagcaaCGTGAGAGCTGTGAATAGGATAAGCAAAAAGAAAATGGTTGAGCTGAGTAAACCTGAAAGTAGGGTTCAAGCTTGGCTTTGAAACTGTCATACTCCTTTCGTAGCTTCAAGATGCTAGCTTTTGTCCTGAATAGGCATGCAAGTCATCAcatacatacattttcaaataatacatataaatatattatagatGTAAGCAAAAAGTATTACCCATCTAGGTTTCCTTTCCCCAAAACTTGTCTTGTAATTTTGTTGACCTCTTTTAGTACTTTATTAGCACCAACACTTCATTAAAAATGAAAGTTTTCCATTAGAACAACGTTGATTAAGCTTTTTTCTTTTTAGAGATTCTTGAAAATTTACCTGGCACTGCTGCCCTTGAGCTGATGCAGGATGTTGTCCACTATGATTGAATCAATAGGGATAGTTTTCCTTCATAAATTATGTTTTAAAGATTAGCACTCTAGTATTATTCATGTCATCATCTTAATCAATGTATACTTCTTGATATGTGATATCATCGGAAATGGAGAAGGAAGCGAAGGGTGAAGaagcaaagaagaagaagataaagaAAATGGAGTCTGGAGTGCCCCCTCCCTAGAAGGGTCTTTAGAAATATATAAATAAGGGGGTTTATCATATCAGATTTCAAGTCAGGTTAGTTTTGCTATAATTGTATAACAATACTTACATTGCTTCCTCAATAGTTTCTAGAAATGCAGTGGAGTCCTTGAAGTACATAGTAAACACCTCTTCAACAAAATTGGGGTTATCTTTACCCTCTAGCTGCTCCAGTTGAGAAAATTTTTCGTCTAAAACCTCCTGAATTCATGTTAACCATAAAAACATCCTTAATTTTGTCAAATATAGATGCATGAATGCATGTTTTGACGTAAAGAGTAAATCAAACCTCATCAAAGAAGGATTGCCTCATTGCAGCGATTTGTCGATTAACATGTTTACTTTCCattgaaaaaattaaaactaGTGAGTTTTGATTTGGAAGCTACTTGGTTATTCAACAATGGCTACCTAAACCTAACTATATATACCTATAAAATGTTTTACTAAGAGCTGACAGATGTTTAAAAATGAAACGtaaatgttttaaaaaatttattacttCAGATTTTTCGTATCTACTTTGAAGATTTTGGAATTAATGAATTAGATTTGGAAATTTACTATATATGTCTTTCGTTACTATTTAAAATTGTTATCATAATGTTGATTAAGTCTTTAACTCAATTGGaccgattgagtcttagctcgattgATATGGATATTGTTGTCAATGCAGGAAGACATGAGTTCGAGTGTGCTGAAATGCATTATACACCTATTTATGGGTTGAAGAGGGGTTATGGGTAGTTCTAGATATTGTATCAaaaagagtatatatatatatatatatatatatatatatgatcagaacttataataaaattaactatTATGATAATAACTTGAGGAAAATGATTTCCTCATTCAACCTCTCTTATGGAGTTAAAAAATTCTATCATCTAGGGGCATAGCTTGAG harbors:
- the LOC108485963 gene encoding pseudo histidine-containing phosphotransfer protein 2-like, whose translation is MESKHVNRQIAAMRQSFFDEEVLDEKFSQLEQLEGKDNPNFVEEVFTMYFKDSTAFLETIEEAMKTIPIDSIIVDNILHQLKGSSASVGANKVLKEVNKITRQVLGKGNLDGTKASILKLRKEYDSFKAKLEPYFQLKQANSVAQVK